The following is a genomic window from Strongyloides ratti genome assembly S_ratti_ED321, chromosome : 1.
CACCCCATACTACCATACAAGTACTCTCCTCAATTGTTTCCTCTGAAACTTTACCAGTTTGACAACGTAAGCAAGATTCtataagaataaattttaaagaaaaataagaagaaaaaaaaagtctttTTACCCATTAATTTTGTACGACATATAGCACATGTATCACATTCTACATCCCATGACCAACATGCTACAGGtgtaaactttttaattttaaatggaaa
Proteins encoded in this region:
- a CDS encoding RING-box protein 2 produces the protein MEVSEEVNASTNEIKFPFKIKKFTPVACWSWDVECDTCAICRTKLMESCLRCQTGKVSEETIEESTCMVVWGACNHSYHSCCMQLWIKQNKRCPLCQKDWKIARIGN